In Chrysemys picta bellii isolate R12L10 chromosome 3, ASM1138683v2, whole genome shotgun sequence, a single genomic region encodes these proteins:
- the LOC135982499 gene encoding general transcription factor II-I repeat domain-containing protein 2A-like, translating into MAKRKIDSENRGFQSRWENEYMFTEIAGKPVCLLCGSNIAVMKEYNLRRHYETKHENKFKNLSAGQKLQKVEELKKNLTSQQTFFTKAKSQSEAAVKASFIVAEEIAKSGRPFTEGEFVKNCMMKVCDVLCPDKTRAFANVSLSRNTVANRVCEMATDLKTQLIERAKDFVAYSLAVDETTDATDTAQLAIFIRGVDSNLCVTEEILDIKSMHGTTKGEDIFGNVFQSVTDMKLPWEKLVGLTTDGAPAMCGEKNGLVGRMRSKMREENCAGELTVYHCIIHQESLSAKVLKMDHVMNTVTQTVNFIRAHGLNHRQFQSFLREIDSEFGDMPYHTEVRWLSRGKVLKRHFELREEICQFMDSKGKDCTVLRDEKWKCELAFLADITSHLSALNLQLQGREHIITDMHDAVKAFQVKLRLWETQMHQCNLSHFPCCQVIRNQESATVFPNATFAEKLSALRTEFARRFSDFEAQKSNFELLRNPFAVDVETAPVEMQMELIELQCNGTLKAKYDTAGPAQFTRFIPEAMPQLRQHAARILSMFGSTYLCEQLFSVMKINKTSHRSRLTDEHLQSILRIFTTQNLTPNINELVAKKRLQVSGSD; encoded by the coding sequence atggccaagagaaaaattgattctgaaaaccgaggctttcaaagccggtgggagaatgagtatatgtttactgaaattgcaggtaaaccagtgtgtctcctttgcgggagtaatatcgctgtaatgaaggagtataacctaagacggcactacgagacgaaacatgagaacaaattcaaaaacctgagcgcaggacagaagctacaaaaggtagaggagttgaagaagaatttgacatcccagcagacgtttttcaccaaagcaaaatcacaaagtgaagctgctgtgaaagcaagtttcattgtggccgaagagatcgccaaatcaggacggccgtttaccgagggggaattcgtaaagaattgtatgatgaaagtgtgcgacgtcctttgtccagataaaacgcgagcgtttgcaaatgtaagcctcagcagaaacactgttgctaatcgggtttgtgagatggcgactgatttgaaaacacagttgattgaaagagcaaaagattttgttgcatactcccttgccgtggatgaaactactgacgcgactgacactgcacagctggcgatatttatccgtggtgtggattccaatttgtgcgtaacagaggaaatactggacattaaatcgatgcacgggacaacgaaaggagaagacatctttggaaatgtatttcaaagtgtaactgacatgaaactgccgtgggaaaaactcgttggacttacaacagatggcgcacctgctatgtgtggtgaaaaaaatggactggtgggaaggatgcgctcaaagatgcgggaggagaactgtgccggtgagttgacagtgtatcactgcatcatacaccaggaatcgctgagtgctaaagtcctaaaaatggatcatgtgatgaacactgtaacacaaaccgtcaactttatcagagcccacggtttaaatcaccgccaattccagtcttttctgcgggaaatagatagcgagtttggcgatatgccatatcatacggaggtccggtggctaagtcggggaaaagttctcaaaagacactttgagctgcgagaggaaatctgccagttcatggacagtaaggggaaagactgcacagttctgcgggatgaaaagtggaaatgtgagttggcgttcctggctgacataacgtcgcatcttagcgctttaaaccttcaactccagggacgggagcacataataaccgatatgcatgatgcagtgaaggcatttcaagtgaagctgcgcttatgggagacacaaatgcaccaatgcaacttgtctcactttccctgttgccaagtaatacggaaccaagaaagtgccacagttttcccaaatgccacctttgctgaaaaactcagcgcgctgcgcactgagttcgcacggcgcttcagtgactttgaggcacagaaaagtaacttcgagctgcttcgcaacccatttgcagtcgatgtggaaaccgcacctgtagaaatgcagatggagctgatagaactgcaatgtaacgggacactgaaggcaaagtacgacactgcggggccagcacagttcactcgcttcattcctgaagcgatgccgcagctccgccaacatgcggctcgaatcctgtccatgtttggcagcacatatctgtgcgagcagctgttctctgtgatgaaaattaacaaaacgtcacacaggagtcgcctcactgatgaacacctgcaatcgatcctgagaatcttcacaacacagaacctaaccccaaacataaacgaacttgttgcaaagaaaagactccaagtatcaggctctgactaa